In one window of Campylobacter hepaticus DNA:
- a CDS encoding type II secretion system protein, which yields MKKAFTLLELIFVILIIGILTSLSSSFINITKDEVKILKLKTDYEMLNSALTLMRTQMQLKNLDFPSILDHARINHAREKLFYCNDCGYSLLDTPIYSDFKFWMKIDKNHYSFFLNSKESIKFVYDPKEGLFKCLESFRCKDLI from the coding sequence ATGAAAAAAGCATTTACTTTGCTTGAACTTATTTTTGTAATATTAATTATAGGAATTTTAACGAGTTTGTCTTCATCTTTTATAAATATTACTAAAGATGAAGTAAAAATATTAAAATTAAAAACAGATTATGAAATGTTAAATTCTGCTCTTACTTTAATGCGTACTCAAATGCAACTTAAAAATTTAGATTTCCCTAGTATCTTAGATCATGCAAGAATTAACCATGCTAGAGAAAAACTTTTTTATTGTAATGATTGTGGATATTCTTTGTTGGATACACCTATTTATTCTGATTTTAAATTTTGGATGAAAATTGATAAAAATCATTATAGTTTTTTCTTAAATTCTAAAGAATCGATTAAATTTGTTTATGATCCTAAAGAAGGCTTGTTTAAATGTTTGGAAAGTTTTAGATGCAAAGACTTGATATAA